A region from the Mercenaria mercenaria strain notata chromosome 7, MADL_Memer_1, whole genome shotgun sequence genome encodes:
- the LOC123554884 gene encoding eukaryotic translation initiation factor 4E type 2-like, with protein sequence MNNKFEALKAEDSSGSGEEENENKQEPESPPRPPPKPGPGEHPLQYNYGFWYSRKSQGHKTASYDQNLKLIGTFASVEQFWRHYCHIARPSDLTGHTDYHLFKEGIRPMWEDSANKNGGKWIIRLKKGLASRCWENLILAMLGEQFMVGEEICGAVISIRYAEDILSLWNRTANDHTTTSRIRDTLKRVLNLPPNTIMEYKTHNDSMKDNSSFRNTDVFMR encoded by the exons ATGAACAACAAATTCGAAGC tttgaaGGCAGAGGACAGCAGTGGTTCTGGTGAAGAGGAAAATGAGAACAAACAAGAACCAGAATCTCCACCCAGGCCGCCTCCG AAGCCGGGTCCAGGAGAACACCCTCTGCAATATAACTATGGGTTCTGGTACTCTAGGAAATCTCAGGGACACAAAACAGCAAGCTATGACCAGAATTTAAAGCTGATAGGAACATTTGCATCAGTGGAGCAGTTCTGGCGACATTACTGCCACATTGCAAGACCCAGTGATCTCACAGGACATACTGATTATCATCTATTTAAAGAAGGCATCAGGCCAATGTGGGAG GACAGTGCAAATAAAAATGGTGGCAAATGGATCATTCGTTTAAAGAAAGGTCTTGCATCAAGATGTTGGGAAAATTTGATCTTAGCAATGCTTGGAGAACAGTTTATGGTAGGGGAGGAGATATGCGGAGCTGTGATATCAATCAGATATGCT GAGGACATTTTGTCACTGTGGAACAGGACAGCCAATGACCATACCACCACATCAAGAATACGAGACACATTAAAGAGAGTCCTAAACTTGCCACCTAACACAATAATGGAATACAAGACACATAATGACAGCATGAA gGACAATTCTAGTTTCAGAAATACAGACGTCTTTATGAGATAG
- the LOC123555613 gene encoding uncharacterized protein LOC123555613, protein MTQTNYMCMNYYCFPTSDVLEFCDTSGAQVATSPSYFYNDGYPSGISHSNCCACVITASAASATIDLDILDLQLYDATATCLQTVFVTDSLTVTSYNCTENNDYTIKNFLTSSGSSLTVTLKSDASAVGNGKAWFRATVSNGGMTTSCSSVTQCPDETATATSANAGSGDASSNSATEETWLFGLSVTLSAIVLAALFLFILLTCLICCAICYKWGKSKSFDVTQVRSESRQHLHTDRPKGSPDSLPTYTHSVGGKTVNTRILSVGTSDLDFYSHRHSVGPPSEISTRTGMFLYRPFENRYHLRSYFRRPSLVRVESP, encoded by the exons ATGACTCAAACTAACTACATGTGCATGAATTACTATTGTTTTCCAA CTTCTGATGTATTGGAGTTTTGCGATACTTCCGGTGCTCAAGTTGCTACCTCACCATCATATTTTTACAACGACGGCTACCCGTCAGGCATTTCGCACTCCAACTGCTGCGCATGCGTTATTACTGCATCCGCTGCGTCTGCAACTATTGACCTTGACATTCTAGACCTTCAGCTGTATGATGCGACAGCAACGTGTCTTCAAACTGTTTTTGTAACAGACAGTTTGACAGTTACAAGTTATAACTGTACAGAAAACAACGACTATACaatcaaaaactttttaacatCAAGTGGGAGTTCCTTGACTGTCACCCTGAAGTCTGACGCCTCTGCAGTTGGTAATGGAAAGGCGTGGTTTAGAGCTACTG TTTCAAACGGCGGCATGACAACTTCGTGTAGTTCCGTAACACAGTGCCCGGACGAGACAGCCACCGCAACGTCAGCCAACGCCGGAAGCGGCGACGCATCCAGTAACAGTGCAACGGAAG AGACATGGTTGTTTGGTCTCTCAGTGACGTTATCTGCAATCGTGCTTGCAGCTTTGTTCCTGTTTATACTGTTAACATGTCTGATATGTTGTGCCATCTGCTACAAGTGGGGAAAATCTAAg TCATTTGATGTTACACAAGTTCGATCAGAGTCGCGTCAGCACTTACATACGGACAGACCAAAAGGTTCCCCGGATTCGCTGCCGACTTACACTCATTCAGTTGGAGGCAAAACCGTAAACACAAGAATATTGTCTGTAGGGACATCTGATCTCGATTTTTATAGTCACCGCCATAGTGTTGGACCACCAAGTGAGATTTCCACAAGAACTGGGATGTTTTTGTATAGACCTTTTGAAAATCGGTATCATTTAAGAAGCTACTTCCGGCGGCCAAGCCTTGTGAGAGTTGAAAGTCCATAG